A window from Mytilus galloprovincialis chromosome 8, xbMytGall1.hap1.1, whole genome shotgun sequence encodes these proteins:
- the LOC143042129 gene encoding uncharacterized protein LOC143042129: MATSNNMCCGICEARHMSKAATFWCSECDEGLCMECHAHHSISKSSKHHEAISIESYNKLPTTITNILTYCHEHDMKYTNYCPYHEKLCCPACIYVDHKSCTDIQLLQHVLKTAKTSALFDSIELSIEDIKSNIKDIIEDRKRNITTIHDQRQIYQHEVNQIRNKVNFYIDTLEQKMLKEIDDAEDKANTEMKRLIAKLSEKTHVANNFVQKILVIKKYASDLQSFIGSKSMEAEVEAEETYLNSLTKDGSFNQIRFKLNIDTKLLNIESTIESFGKVTSETKPPVVVLKRRKYKQAQIMSVVPHVVPKSFDELTLSEISQFTVQVKKRPNDIRGITVLPNGKIILADSGKSKLFIVDNNGRLDKFISCHTGTGPFDVTYIKDHEVAISTASGIQIININSGTVLESIKTDGDCRGIAHNNGTLICCVKSKGIQCIQISNKTISTLVKYQYDIDPLGISVYGNKIYVTSYNYPAVHCYTLEGKHLWQFEDFVLLQPTGIAVDNNSNVYIASFYHHSIIVLSSDGKKFKNILTRKDGLYKPRALHFDETNNTLLIANKEQPIFMYHIQ; the protein is encoded by the coding sequence ATGGCAACCTCAAATAATATGTGTTGTGGAATTTGTGAAGCCCGTCATATGTCAAAGGCAGCTACGTTTTGGTGTTCTGAGTGTGATGAAGGATTGTGCATGGAATGCCATGCCCATCATAGTATCTCAAAATCATCGAAGCACCACGAAGCTATTTCGATTGAAAGTTACAATAAGCTACCAACAACTATAACAAATATCCTCACCTATTGTCACGAACATGACATGAAGTATACAAATTATTGCCCATATCATGAAAAGCTTTGCTGTCCTGCTTGTATTTACGTTGACCATAAAAGCTGCACTGATATTCAGCTACTTCAACACGTACTTAAAACTGCTAAGACGTCGGCTTTGTTTGACTCCATCGAACTGAGTATTGAAGACATAAAAAGTAATATTAAGGATATCATAGAAGACCGTAAAAGAAATATTACCACAATCCATGACCAACGACAGATATATCAGCACGAAGTGAATCAAATACGCAATAAAGTAAACTTTTACATAGACACACTGGAACAAAAAATGCTAAAAGAAATAGATGATGCAGAAGACAAAGCAAATACAGAGATGAAGAGGTTGATAGCAAAATTATCAGAAAAAACGCATGTGGCAAACAACTTTGTACAAAAAATTTTAGTGATAAAAAAGTATGCCTCAGATCTTCAGTCATTCATTGGAAGTAAATCGATGGAAGCCGAAGTAGAAGCAGAGGAAACGTATTTAAATTCATTAACCAAGGATGGTAGTTTTAATCAAATTCGATTCAAACTGaacattgatacaaaattattaaacatAGAATCCACAATAGAGTCATTTGGAAAAGTGACTTCAGAAACAAAACCACCTGTTGTTGTTTTGAAAAGAAGAAAGTATAAACAAGCTCAAATTATGTCAGTTGTTCCACACGTTGTCCCAAAATCTTTTGATGAATTGACACTCTCTGAAATATCGCAATTCACAGTGCAAGTAAAGAAACGACCGAATGACATAAGGGGAATTACTGTTTTACCTAACGGAAAAATAATCTTGGCAGACAGTGGCAAATCGAAACTGTTTATAGTAGATAACAATGGTAGGCTTGACAAATTCATATCTTGTCACACTGGGACCGGACCTTTTGACGTCACATACATTAAAGACCATGAAGTGGCAATATCAACCGCTAGTGGCATTCAGATTATCAACATTAATTCAGGAACCGTTTTAGAAAGTATAAAAACTGATGGAGATTGTCGAGGAATAGCACACAACAACGGCACATTAATATGCTGCGTCAAATCAAAGGGGATTCAATGCATTCAGATTTCAAACAAGACGATATCAACATTGGTGAAATATCAATACGATATTGACCCACTCGGTATATCTGTTTATGGAAACAAAATTTACGTAACCAGCTATAATTATCCTGCCGTTCATTGTTACACGTTGGAAGGCAAGCACTTGTGGCAGTTCGAAGATTTCGTTTTATTGCAGCCAACAGGAATAGCGGTAGACAACAATTCAAACGTATACATTGCATCCTTTTATCACCATTCCATAATTGTTTTGTCCTCAGACGGAAAGAAGTTTAAAAACATTCTTACACGTAAAGATGGATTGTACAAGCCAAGAGCACTACATTTTGATGAAACTAATAACACCTTGCTCATCGCTAACAAAGAACAGCCAATATTTATGTATCATATTCAATAA